The following nucleotide sequence is from Candidatus Fusobacterium pullicola.
TACGGCTACTACTGACGAAGTTGGATTAAGAGCCTTGACTCAGGGTGGAGTAAGCTCTCACTTCTTTATAAGCTCAAAAGATGAGGAGCCTATATATAATCTAGTACCACTTGATAAAAGGGCTTGGCATGCTGGAATAAGCGAGTTTGGAGGGCGTAATAACTTAAATGATACTTCTATTGGAATAGAGATAACAAGCTATGGTGTAAGAGATGAGAAAAAAGATATAAAAGATTATGGATTTTTTATTCCTGAGGATAAATATATTGAGTTTACAGAGGGACAGATAAAAAAATTGGCGAGATTGCTTACTAATTTGATTTCTCAATATAATATAAAGCCAACAGATATATTAGGACACTCTGATATTGCTCCTACAAGAAAGATAGATCCAGGTCCAAAGTTTCCATGGGAAAGATTATTTAAAGAATATGGAATAGGAGCTTGGTACAATGAAAAAGATAAAAAATTTTTTATGAATAAAAAGTTATACAGTGTAACTCCAATTTTTAAAATAAAAGAGGAATTTAGAAAATATGGTTATAAAATAAACAGTACTAATGAGTGGGACGAAGAGAGTAGAAGAGTTATTTATAGTTTTCAATCACATTTCAACCCTAAAGGATTAAGTGGTAATATGGATTTAGAAACTTTTGCTATTCTAAAAGCCTTGAACAAAAAGTATAAATAAAAAAATCTTGTATAAATCAGGATTTAATGCTATAATAACCACAGAGAAGAAAACAATTTGATAAATAAAACACTAACTTTTTTCACGTTTCAAAAGCGAAGACTCACGTTTCAAAAATTTTAGGGTTTGTTTTTTCTATTTTGGTTTCATCTAAAATTTTTGGAGGTGCATTTTAATGCTAAAAGGAACAGTAAAATGGTTTAACAAAGA
It contains:
- a CDS encoding N-acetylmuramoyl-L-alanine amidase, which gives rise to MGKYLIILFLQSLLLSSCTSINYSIDTKKYSAKSQNERIRFIIIHYTATTDEVGLRALTQGGVSSHFFISSKDEEPIYNLVPLDKRAWHAGISEFGGRNNLNDTSIGIEITSYGVRDEKKDIKDYGFFIPEDKYIEFTEGQIKKLARLLTNLISQYNIKPTDILGHSDIAPTRKIDPGPKFPWERLFKEYGIGAWYNEKDKKFFMNKKLYSVTPIFKIKEEFRKYGYKINSTNEWDEESRRVIYSFQSHFNPKGLSGNMDLETFAILKALNKKYK